A window of the Gossypium hirsutum isolate 1008001.06 chromosome A05, Gossypium_hirsutum_v2.1, whole genome shotgun sequence genome harbors these coding sequences:
- the LOC107958526 gene encoding protein NUCLEAR FUSION DEFECTIVE 4, producing MPRIFLQWLSLVAIIWLQSINGTNSNFPAYSSQLKHLLSISQIQLNNLAFASDAGKLFGWLSGSAANYLPMWLVLILGSSLGLIGYGVQYLFLIGRVSNLSYGAIFFLAMLAGNSICWINTVCYLVIIRNFPLDSQLAIGLTGSYQGLSAKIYTDIVDVVYPCSNVERARAYLFLSSVLPLTVSVIVAPVVRVINTVKTKRVEVAFILILIITTVTGAFAIMGSMGSASSLLSPFTGAVGMVALLLAPLPIPLGLGLGHQIGKLAGEKIHIEETNSVSMDKTESEVTLDISDIISESPSESFELSFSYTSEKMNGDQLSENSTSGDDKIRETNEIMSVMEEIGVKVMLRRLNFWLYFFVYLFGVTLGLVFFNNLGQIAESRGRSASSLVSLSSSFGFFGRLIPSIVDYFVSRRKYIISRPAFVVTLMVPTGAAFFLLLVKENTALWLYISTATIGVCTGAITSISVSLTTELFGTKNFGVNHNVLVVNIPIGSFLFGYLAAIVYRKKVNAEGKCFGMECYRNTFILWGTLCFIGTFLALILYARTRKFYNSQRLQGNRS from the exons ATGCCTCGAATTTTTCTCCAATGGCTTAGTCTAGTTGCGATCATTTGGCTTCAATCCATAAATGGAACCAACTCAAATTTCCCAGCTTATTCATCCCAACTCAAGCATCTCCTTTCCATTTCACAAATTCAGCTTAACAACCTTGCCTTTGCCTCTGATGCCGGTAAGCTGTTTGGGTGGCTTTCAGGCAGCGCTGCCAACTACTTGCCCATGTGGTTGGTCCTTATCCTCGGTTCATCTCTCGGGTTGATCGGTTATGGAGTGCAATATCTCTTCCTCATAGGTCGTGTCTCCAACTtgtcatatggtgccattttctTCCTCGCTATGCTTGCAGGAAATAGCATTTGTTGGATCAACACCGTTTGCTACCTTGTTATTATTAGAAACTTTCCCCTCGACAGTCAACTCGCCATAGGATTAACAGGTAGCTACCAGGGATTGAGTGCAAAAATCTATACAGATATTGTGGATGTCGTCTACCCTTGTTCAAACGTGGAGAGAGCCAGAGCCTATCTTTTCCTTAGCTCTGTCTTACCCCTCACTGTTAGTGTCATAGTGGCACCGGTAGTTAGAGTTATTAATACTGTGAAGACAAAGAGGGTGGAAGTTGCATTCATATTGATTCTTATCATAACAACAGTCACAGGAGCTTTTGCTATCATGGGCAGTATGGGATCAGCATCAAGCTTGTTATCACCATTTACTGGTGCAGTTGGAATGGTAGCGTTGCTATTAGCCCCACTTCCAATCCCCCTAGGTTTGGGACTAGGACATCAAATCGGGAAACTTGCAGGGGAAAAAATTCATATCGAGGAGACTAATAGTGTTTCTATGGATAAAACGGAGAGTGAGGTGACATTAGATATCAGTGACATAATAAGTGAGAGCCCAAGTGAAAGTTTCGAGTTAAGTTTTAGTTATACTAGTGAAAAAATGAATGGAGATCAGCTAAGCGAAAACAGTACTAGCGGAGATGATAAGATACGTGAAACAAACGAGATAATGAGTGTGATGGAGGAGATCGGTGTGAAGGTGATGCTAAGGAGATTGAACTTTTGGCTGTATTTCTTTGTTTATCTTTTCGGTGTTACGTTGGGCTTGGTATTCTTCAACAACTTGGGACAAATAGCTGAATCTCGAGGGCGTTCAGCTTCTTCTCTTGTTTCATTATCTTCATCCTTTGGTTTCTTTGGCCGTCTCATACCATCAATCGTGGATTACTTTGTCTCAAG GCGAAAATACATTATATCGAGACCAGCATTTGTGGTAACATTAATGGTCCCAACAGGAGCAGCCTTCTTCCTATTACTAGTCAAGGAGAACACCGCCCTATGGCTTTATATCAGCACCGCCACTATAGGAGTGTGTACGGGAGCAATTACTTCTATATCTGTATCTTTAACGACGGAACTGTTCGGGACGAAAAATTTTGGTGTCAACCATAACGTTTTGGTGGTCAACATTCCCATCGGATCCTTCCTCTTCGGTTACCTGGCAGCCATTGTTTATCGCAAGAAAGTAAATGCAGAGGGGAAATGCTTTGGCATGGAATGCTACAGAAACACCTTTATTTTGTGGGGTACCCTTTGTTTTATTGGGACCTTCCTCGCCTTAATCCTTTATGCTCGTACCCGAAAGTTTTACAACTCACAAAGATTACAGGGTAATAGaagttaa